The following coding sequences lie in one Cronobacter universalis NCTC 9529 genomic window:
- the thiQ gene encoding thiamine ABC transporter ATP-binding protein ThiQ, translating into MLTLTDLTWLYHHLPMRFTLDVREGERVAVLGPSGAGKSTLLNLIAGFLAPASGTLTINRADHTRTPPSQRPVSMLFQENNLFNHLTVRQNIALGLSPALRLNAQQKRQVEAIADNMAIGDLLERLPTALSGGQRQRAALARCLVRKRPVLLLDEPFSALDPALRQEMLTLLEQICEEEGTTLLMVSHSVEDAARIAARSLVVVEGRIVWDGPTAQLLSGEASASALLGITPH; encoded by the coding sequence ATGCTGACACTGACTGATCTCACCTGGCTGTATCACCACCTGCCGATGCGCTTTACGCTGGACGTGCGCGAGGGCGAACGGGTGGCGGTGCTGGGACCAAGCGGCGCGGGCAAAAGCACGCTGCTTAACCTGATTGCCGGGTTTCTCGCGCCCGCCAGCGGCACGCTTACTATCAACCGGGCGGATCACACCCGCACGCCGCCGTCACAACGCCCGGTATCGATGCTGTTTCAGGAAAATAATCTCTTTAACCATCTGACGGTGCGCCAGAATATTGCGCTCGGGCTCTCGCCCGCCCTGCGGCTGAACGCGCAGCAGAAGCGTCAGGTCGAGGCGATAGCCGACAACATGGCGATTGGCGATCTGCTGGAGCGGCTGCCGACCGCGCTCTCCGGCGGCCAGCGTCAGCGGGCGGCGCTGGCGCGCTGTCTGGTGCGAAAGCGCCCCGTTCTGCTGCTGGATGAGCCGTTTTCCGCACTCGATCCGGCGCTGCGTCAGGAGATGCTGACGCTGCTGGAGCAGATATGCGAAGAGGAAGGCACGACGCTGCTCATGGTCTCGCACAGCGTGGAAGATGCGGCGCGTATCGCCGCGCGCAGTCTGGTGGTCGTTGAAGGACGCATCGTCTGGGACGGCCCCACCGCGCAGTTGCTGAGCGGCGAGGCCAGCGCGTCGGCGCTGCTCGGCATTACGCCTCACTGA